One Candidatus Poribacteria bacterium DNA window includes the following coding sequences:
- a CDS encoding D-tyrosyl-tRNA(Tyr) deacylase gives MRAVIQRVSQASVVVDGKTQSSIGFGFVVLLGVADGDGEADIAYLAEKIAHLRVFPDDESRMNRSLLDVGGSALVISQFTLFGDCRRGRRPSFTDAARPEDANRLYEAFVEALRARGVPVETGVFQAHMEVSLVNDGPVTLLLDSGKTF, from the coding sequence ATGCGAGCCGTCATCCAGCGCGTTTCTCAGGCTTCGGTCGTCGTCGATGGCAAGACGCAGAGCTCCATCGGCTTCGGCTTCGTCGTCCTGCTGGGCGTCGCCGATGGCGACGGCGAGGCGGACATCGCCTATCTCGCGGAGAAGATCGCCCATCTTCGGGTGTTCCCGGACGACGAGAGCCGTATGAACCGCTCGCTGCTGGATGTCGGAGGGAGCGCGCTGGTCATCTCGCAGTTCACGCTCTTCGGCGACTGCCGCCGTGGCAGGCGTCCCAGCTTCACGGACGCCGCCAGACCGGAAGACGCGAACCGGCTCTACGAGGCGTTCGTCGAGGCGCTGCGGGCACGCGGCGTGCCGGTCGAGACGGGCGTGTTCCAGGCGCACATGGAGGTCTCCCTCGTCAACGACGGACCCGTAACGCTGCTCTTGGATTCGGGAAAGACGTTCTAA
- the xerD gene encoding site-specific tyrosine recombinase XerD, with amino-acid sequence MDPFELQIGQFLDYLSVERGLSPHTMDAYRRDLRECAEVLRQRGRDSYVSATYPDVSEYLQQLRRRGLSLKTVSRRLYALRSFYRFLEGEGLLTENPTTKVEPMKTWARLPEVLTKDEVGALLAFPDGGNMYTQRLRAILETLYATGMRVSELTGLRLKDVHADVGYVECIGKGNKQRLVPIGDWALEPLRRWMREGRERLLNGNQSEWLFPTRSGERMSRQHIWTLIKKRVQQVGIRRNVSPHTMRHSFATHLLERGMDLRALQEILGHADITTTQVYTKIEPERLKQAHRQFHPRG; translated from the coding sequence ATGGACCCGTTCGAGCTCCAGATCGGTCAGTTCCTCGACTACCTATCCGTCGAGCGAGGGCTGTCGCCCCACACGATGGACGCCTACAGGCGCGACCTGCGCGAGTGCGCCGAAGTCCTCCGCCAACGTGGACGAGATTCCTACGTCAGCGCGACCTACCCCGACGTCTCGGAGTACCTCCAGCAGCTCCGGCGGCGCGGGCTCAGCCTCAAGACGGTGAGCCGGCGGCTCTACGCCCTGCGCTCGTTCTACCGGTTCCTCGAAGGCGAAGGACTGCTGACGGAGAACCCGACGACCAAGGTCGAGCCGATGAAGACCTGGGCGCGCCTTCCCGAAGTCCTCACCAAAGACGAGGTCGGGGCGCTGCTCGCCTTCCCGGACGGCGGCAACATGTACACGCAGCGACTTCGCGCGATCTTGGAGACCCTCTACGCGACGGGCATGCGCGTCTCCGAACTGACGGGGCTCCGGCTCAAGGACGTTCACGCGGACGTGGGCTATGTCGAGTGCATCGGCAAGGGTAACAAGCAGCGGCTGGTCCCGATCGGCGATTGGGCGCTGGAGCCCCTGCGGCGGTGGATGCGCGAAGGTCGAGAGCGTCTTCTGAACGGGAATCAGAGCGAGTGGCTCTTCCCGACGCGCTCCGGAGAACGGATGAGCCGCCAGCACATCTGGACGCTCATCAAGAAGCGTGTCCAGCAGGTCGGCATCCGCCGGAACGTCTCTCCACACACGATGCGGCATTCGTTCGCAACGCACCTGCTCGAACGCGGCATGGACCTCCGCGCCCTGCAAGAGATCCTCGGACACGCCGACATCACGACGACCCAGGTCTACACGAAGATCGAGCCGGAACGCCTGAAGCAGGCGCACCGCCAGTTCCATCCGCGCGGTTAG